The following DNA comes from Triticum aestivum cultivar Chinese Spring chromosome 3D, IWGSC CS RefSeq v2.1, whole genome shotgun sequence.
CAGACGACAAGGGCATGTAATTCTGAACTAGGCAACAAGTAACCAGAATAAAAGCTACATCTACAACTATGAAGAAACAGGAGACACCCAGCCGGGAACAGTGACAAGTTTCGTCCTCTCATATTACAGTTCATCTCTACACTCTGCATTTTATTCGGAAAAGCATACAAAGAAAGGCAATCCTCAAATGTAGTTTAATCATGCAACAACTAACTGTACTTCCCAAAAGTTAAATAACTGAACCTTCTAACCAGTTCCTTGCACTCTGCTCTGCAAATCTATGGTTCAGTTAGTCCTAAACTTTGCATCTAATAAAATGTTAATGGACGAGGGTGTGTTATTGCCCAGATTAACTTCAGTAATCTTTTGTGTAGATTGGTACTAAGTTCGTTGCTGCAGTGCAGTACATGGAAAGAGCGGACAGGGGCGAGAGTGGGGGTGGACCTCCATGGCACCAGCAGCAGTACGTTGGAGGCGCTCGGAGCAGTGGAGCCATCTCCTCGCCCCTCGCAGGGCCTCGTCGGCGGCGAGCAGGACCACGCCGAGGAACAATCTGCATCCAACTCCTCCTCTACCGGCCAGGAGCCCGCTGCATCCGCGCGAGGAAGCGCTGTAGGCGTCGGACAGGAGCCACCGGGGGCGCCAAAGCCGCGCCGTCGACGGTGGCGCAGGCGCGGGCGGAGCTGAAATAAGAGGGAGCCGCGCAAGGTCCCGTTGATAAGCCGGCGCAGGTGGAGGGCACGACGGTACAGCCACATCCTTCGTGCCCTCGTCCTCGGAGAACGATGAGAAgacgggaggcggcggcagcgCCGCTTGGCCAGCACCAGGAGAGAAAATGGGGAACGGGAAGAGATATCGAGTTCGTGCGtctccttttcttttttgaggagtAACGTctcttttgttcttttttttgagaaattcTCTTTTGTTGTTTAGTAGCAGACATATTATGTTTTTTCAGGGGTAGCAGACATATTTTCTTTTGCTTGGGCCAAGCCCAAaaacaatgcaaaaataaatacaATTGAAATATACTTTTCCAAGAAAATTGATCGTCAACAAAAAAATGATTAATTTTTTGA
Coding sequences within:
- the LOC123076251 gene encoding uncharacterized protein, with the translated sequence MAEEVAIAEKNKRDVTPQKRKGDARTRYLFPFPIFSPGAGQAALPPPPVFSSFSEDEGTKDVAVPSCPPPAPAYQRDLARLPLISAPPAPAPPSTARLWRPRWLLSDAYSASSRGCSGLLAGRGGVGCRLFLGVVLLAADEALRGARRWLHCSERLQRTAAGAMEVPGEVENVMLRKISAAATFPRREICFYFDLTCNFLPF